Part of the Sesamum indicum cultivar Zhongzhi No. 13 unplaced genomic scaffold, S_indicum_v1.0 scaffold00057, whole genome shotgun sequence genome, ctttatcgttttttatttatttttcaaattgtgtatttaaagttgatattggagttttcaaaaaattaattcaataataattatatttacactttcacatatttgCTACTTtaagatttttatatttatttgctatataatctaaatatattatttcgttcacattattatttggttaattaatgaaatattttttttcttgcaatCATGGAGTTAATCAACAACtatattacttagtgggagcattattacattaaatatatactttttaatatttttaaaaaattaaatatgaaatatacaaatcaatataaaatttatcattttttgtgaaaaaatatttattgttaacaAAACAAGTGAAATGATAAGCAAAAAATAGtatcttttttataaggacaaaataatttttaatcaattaaatttattctaaaagtattttttcttgaaacacTATCTAATTAACTCTAAGttgtttttcactttttttactaataaaaatcacttttaattCTGCTACACCTTTCAACtttctttacaaaattcacatttctaaaagtagaaatttttgcaaatactTCGTAAATAACACATCACATTCACATCATGTATGATGTTATTTCTTAGACTTTGAATGGTTTTGAAAATGTTCTTTAGGAGATATGATAACtgttttgaatttgtttcttAAGTTGATCGTTTAGAAGAGAAGTTTAACTGATTAGTACAATTACTTTAAATCACTTAATGATTGAAAGATATGAATGTATGCATAGCAGAAGATGGTGAACAACTAATGCAAATGAATATGCTTTGATTCCTTAATGTTAATCAAGAAACAGATTTATATTATAGCGGATATCATCTTTCCAACTCACACATGATGAGTCTGAATATAGAAGTAAAGCTATACACAAAACAGAGGAGCTACACAGCCATGGAGATCTTGgctaataaaagaaacaatgaaACGAGGTACTTAATACATACTAGTATAGCCAACAAGCAATCTAGACCATGGCAGCTGTTTCCAAACTCTGAACTGTAGGAGTTTCAAAAGCCGTTTTTGCAGCTCCTGTAACAACACCTTGTCCGTTGGTATAGTGTTGTCTGCAAACGGGCATGTAAACATCAGCACCACCTATGAGCTCCGTTTGTGTTGCTTCCGTCTTCCTCAAAGTGAAGAAAGCACGTCTGCCACATAGTTCACAACGGGCTGTCAATTTTGTTACGGTGTCAGCAAGTGGGATTACATTTAGCACCGAGCCAAAACTCCTCCTGCAAGCACAAAGCATGCACTTTAATCCAAAAGTATAAAAGAACTATGTTCTTTAATGCAGCTTCAAGGAAGCCAATCTTTGTTTTTAGTTTGACACTTACCTTAAGTAATCACCATCAAGGCCAGCAACCACTACAGTTTTCCCATCAAGATCAGCTGCCTCGCAGCAGAAATCATAGAGGTCGCCAAAGAATTGAGCTTCATCAATACCAATCACATCCAACTGCCAAATATTATACTTGCTTTTAGAGGATTATCAAAGAACATTTAGTACATAGCAAGAGCACATCCGCAATAGTTCTTGTATGAATGATCATAACATGAGAattgtatgataaatttttcaacCCTCAACTAATGTTTGCTACTCAAGATAGTTGTTCAAGAGAAACTTCGAAATCACACATGAATTTGATGCAATATATATCACTTTCTTAACAATATGGGCCAAGTAAATTTCTTCTTCCCCATTGAAatgacataaattttcaaatccaaatttcagaacttttttttttcagataaaGAATACCAGCTCGGCTTTCTTCAAAAGATTACTCCAGCACATTATATGTAGTACTAATTAAGAATCAGACTCCAGTCAATTAATCAAGTATGAAAACATTATACTCcttcaacaaaatttaaactaGAAAATTCAGAGTCATTAATCAACCAATTTAACATGAATCAGCCACAAAATAATCAACAGATCCAAATGGGAGAGTGGAAGGGTAGTAAACAGGATTTACTTTGTGGTAGGCATCAGCACCAAGCTTGTGCTTAAACGACAAGAGATCTGACAGCGGCCAGCAAGGGAACTTGGTGCCGTCATGGGTCACCACTGCATCGGCCGCGTACCGGGTATCCTTACTCGACTTTATCATCGCCACAGTTCTATAATTATTCACTCAAAATCAGAATCCCATactaatttttgaagaaaCGAATGTACCAcatttataatcaatttatcatttgagaaaaaaaataaagaataagtaaaaagAAGAGAGTGAGAGTGGAGAAAGACCTTCCGGTATCAGCTTCAGCCATAACACGGCGGAGGAGGGCTGTGGTCTTGCCAGCGAACATGGGACCGACAATGACATGAACCTCGCCGGAGCGGCGATGAGGCGGCGACACAAGTACCACCTGATCAGCACCATGGATAGGAGGAGGGGACATGATTAAGCGAATCTTGGGGAGAATGGGTTTGTCGTATAAGGGTCGTGGAGTGGGTTGGTCGGGTTGGGTGGGGAATGGATTGCAGTGAATTTATAGATGAGGATTGAAAGGTGGGGTAAAAAGTCTTGCGCTCTATTTTCAaactccaaaaaattaaatttaaggaGGGAAGATTGAGGATTGGAATATGAGCGCTCCCCCGGTAATGAAGCGTACAGCGTACACTACAAACTCCCCAACCCCCCCGCCCCCTTTATTTTACTTTgtacattataataatattacacattcttttataagtacaaaattctttagataaaaatattaaataaaaaaatacaacttaCCCACATCTAATATGAGAAatgagtgaaaaaaaaaatataaaaataaaatagtaaattaattcctatattttaaaacacatgaggtaatttgctaaatattttttacaggggctaatttgttaaatattttttacatgggCTAATttgctaaatattttttacagggggtatttgctcattttacatatcacaggggtaaattgcatttaacccttaAAAAGAgtatgtaacttttttttgtaaatgttAGCATTTTTCATCCGATCATTAATAATAGTGAGTCAGGTGTAAATggtgaattttcaaaaagtacaagtataattctaaaaattttttggaagaaggtataatttaatatttttcaaaaaaaagtcaaatttaattaatcctaCTAGTTAatgtaaatatcaaattgcatACTGAGATTactttaaaattgataaaagttaatataaagACATTTCGCACCCGTAAATTATTGCTGAGTTCCGAAAAATACCCATAATACTATGAAATATAGGGGAAAAAGATATCTTTGATCCCATAAGTTAGGTCCATTTTACTTTTGATCTAATTCATTACGAGAtcagcatttttagtcctgtaacttacaagaattaatacttttggtcctcaattattttttggtctATAATTTAACAGTGTAGCACACGTGCCTATATGTGTtagttaagtattttttgttggaggaaaaattaatttcttttccacCTTGGGACTATTTTTGggggaaaaaaacataaattttgaagaaaaataggaCAATAAAACATAGCGATTTCTTTATTCtctaacaaaaattgaatcttaTCATtcccatatttttataagttgaaGTCAAGTAGAAGCAACACAAATAATCATGTCTTCCACAAGTGAATCAAGTAGACAACGTGCTAGACACGTAACctaaattgtcaaattataaatataaaaagtgcataaaaataaaaaatactactttttataagttataaaattaaaaatattaatttaaaatgaaaattagactaaaaataatatgaacctaatttataaaattaaaaaagttatttctCCTAAAATGTAGCAAAGCAACCCCTCTAATTGACTGTCGTTGACGGAGCTGTTGTAAAATTCTGACATGACATTGACAGGAAGGTATTGGGCATTGGAAACTTAGAgatttttggatgaaaatatcATCCAATTGCAGCACTATATAAGTTGTGAAAAGGGACTTAGAGAGCAGGTAACgtttttatcagatttttgttgaaaaatgaGAAGATAAGCACATTTGAAGCAATTAATGAACTTCGAATGTGAACAATGAGAAGTAAGTGTGACAACGACCAAAAATGAGATGGTGATGAAGATACAAAGTTGGGCAGGTGTTGACACTAAGAGTTGTGACAACgacatctctttttctttgttttttttttgtttttgtcaaTCTCATctcattttatgaaatattttttgatcgAATATGCTATCACTTGTgagaattttttcaaattacatatcaaattatcaatactttaaaaaaagtacagggtcaaattcattttgaccccctgtaatatatgaaaatatcaaaaacccccctatgaaaattttaatataaaaaatcacccttgtgttatgaataaattatcacaCTACCCCCTGGTCAATGATTTTAGTCCCATggatttcataaaattttgcacatttAGTTTTTATTCACCTCTAATTGCCTGCTAATCCCCTAGTCTTgaaaaatggtatcagagcttaGGTTTATTagagaaatatatgattatattatattttgatattatttatccactaatggaggagacacTCCATGAGAAAATGAAACGaaacgaaagttcgagttattCCGAAAACAaggaatatttccagattctggaaatacaaaaaagagaatttcTAATGGAAGttcttgacaagtgtgacAAAGGTTCCAAGAGGGTTGATCCAAAACTTCTTAcgccagaagaagaacaagaacgactgagaaattttgaggttcgacaagtactaccaggaaatgcaatgaggcgtctacactccactgaagttcatggtagaatcccagccaggagaagcggaacgggtaaattcctacataatttcagttcaaaaaattatgactgattggaaagaactcgagccggatacatcaaagatctctaAAGATttgagggagatacaaaagacggttcaagactatggacataggttaatccatatacttatgaaaatagaatctttgagccaaaaCGTGGACGAGATCCTTTACATCTTTCCCGATCTACATAAGAatcttacagatctgaaggTAAAAATTACAGATCTAAAGAGAAATCAAAGGGAGAGCCCTGAGACATCTAGATCCAGACAGGAgcgaatcagggacgcccttggaacagtacctcttctacaccagaagggaAAGGCTACGGAGATTCCGAAGCCAAAGTCTAGAGAAGATATGATTATCGCATGTattagatctataaaataatggaggtaacaagagcagatctatcagatctagCGAAGTATGTGGCTAGGCGGGTGACAAGCGACTAGCTAGTAATGAGTTTAATGATTGTATCCTGCATATTGGCTTACTCTCTTTGCCTATGCAAGGAAATGGTTTACATGGCACAACTGTAGCACTGATTCCTATAGTTTATAGAAGCGATTGGACCGAATGCTAGTGAATAACATGTGGGTGATGAGATGGCCAAGGGCTTCCTACATAAGCCTCACACCACGTACTTCCGATCATTCACCCCTTGTTCTCAAAGGGGACGCACAACAACAGTTAGGAGGTAGTTTCATTTTGATAACTATCTTGCTTTATCCTCCTAATTTATTCCTAGTGTGCAAAATATTTGGCTGCACAATATAGTGGAACTTCCAATGTATTCGGTTCTGCATAAACTCAAAGCATTAAAGCCCGTGTTTCAACAACAGCGAAGGAATAAGGGGGATTAGTAACGTAATGTTCAGCTGGCCAAGGACTTTCTTGATACGGCTTAGCGGTTACTCAACATAGATCAACATAATTCTCTGCTCTTGTCGCTTGAGCATTGTTGCAGATTGATATATGCACGAGCGGTACAGCTTGAGCATGTTATGCTTCAGCAGCGCGCCATGATGCAATTGATGAAAGGAGGAGATCAATGCTCGTGAGTATTTTTCCGAAAATTGAGCAACGCCATACTAGCGCCGAATTTTCCAAATTGATGATGAGCTTGGCCATACCCGTACGGATTACCAAGAGGTGATCTAGGAGTTTATTGGGTTCTATGGCAACTTGCTGGTAGGCGAGCGGAGCAGAAGGTTTCTAGACCTTCGGTACCTATGTCCGTGCGTACACCATATTGTGACCAATGAAGAGGCTTGGGTGATGATGTGCCTGGTGTCAGATGATGAGGTAAAATTGGCTATATTTGATCTTGCAGCTGATAAAGCCCCTGGGCCGGATGGGTAGAACTCGGGATTTTTTAAGCCGCGTGGCCTATTGTGGGTGCTGAAGTGACACAGCCTGTTCGGGATTTCTTCACCACTGGCCGACTCTTGAGACAGGTGAATGCTACGGTTCTGGCACTCATCCCCAAGGTACACAATCCTGCACGTGTATCTGACTTTAGATAGATTGTTTGTTGTAATGTTTTGTATAAAGTCATTACTAAAATCATTGTGCAAATAATGAGTTCAATGATGAATAAACTTATTAGTCCAGTGCAGACAACCTTTGTTCCGGGTTGCTCTATTAGCAATAATGTACAACTGGCGTAGGAGCTTTTTACAGGGTATAATCAATAGCGCTTGCCACCTCGTTGTGCCCTTAAGGTAGATATACGTAAGGTATATGATACAGTTGAATGAGATTTCCTGATTGCTACCATACAGCTGTTTGAATTTCCTGACAGGCTTATTCATTGGGTGGAAGAATATATTAGTACTACCTCATTCTCTGTTGGGATTAATGGAAAA contains:
- the LOC105178773 gene encoding thymidine kinase, giving the protein MSPPPIHGADQVVLVSPPHRRSGEVHVIVGPMFAGKTTALLRRVMAEADTGRTVAMIKSSKDTRYAADAVVTHDGTKFPCWPLSDLLSFKHKLGADAYHKLDVIGIDEAQFFGDLYDFCCEAADLDGKTVVVAGLDGDYLRRSFGSVLNVIPLADTVTKLTARCELCGRRAFFTLRKTEATQTELIGGADVYMPVCRQHYTNGQGVVTGAAKTAFETPTVQSLETAAMV